Part of the Flavobacterium sp. MDT1-60 genome, GTGCCAATGGTGTCATTTTGATATCAACAAATAAAGGTCAAAAGGGGCAAAAAGCAACCTTTACCTACAATACCTACAGTGGTTTAAAAAATATTTTTGCCAAATTCCCAATGATGAACAATTCAGAATTTGTTGCATTACGTAAAATAGCTACTCTGCCGGGTTCTACTGCGCCGCTTTATGCAAACGGTCCGGACGAAGCTGATAATGTAAATACAGATTGGCAGGATTTGATGTTTAGATCAGGTATCGTAACAAATCATGATATAGGAGTTTCTAGTGGTACTGAAACTGGTAACTATAATTTTGGAGCTAGTTATTACAAGGAAGAAGCGGTATTACCTGGACAGGATTACGCACGTTTGACTCTGAGAGGTGCTGTTGATCAGGCAATTGGTAAGTATTTCAAATTTGGTTTTACTACAAATAACAATTACTCCATTACAAACGGAGGTAATTTAGGTCTATACAGTACTTTAAGTACAACGCCAATTGCTAATCCATATAATGCTAATGGTTCCCTGAAAAGAACTGTTAAGATGCCATTAGATGAAAACTGGGTATATACAAGAGAAACTATAGAAAATTTGGACGATAAATGGATCGACCAGACAAAAGCATATAGTTCTTACAACAATTTATACGCTGAGTTAAAAATACCCGGTGTTGAAGGTTTAAAATATCATATCGATTTAGGCGGTAATTTCCGTACTACTAATGGAGGTCAATATACAGGAGAAGGCGTATTTAGTGTCAATCCTACAACAGTTTCAACGGCTCAGATTGTTAACACTCTGAGTACTAACTGGGCAATCCAAAACTTACTTTCTTACGATCGTACCTTTGGAAAACATCAGGTAAATGCAGTCGCTATGTTCTCTTCTGAACAAACCAGTTACAACAGATCACAAATTAATGCAAAGGATGTTCCCTCTGATTCTTTTCAATTTTATAACTTAGGAAGAGCTGCAGGCGAGATTTCGATTAACCCGGACAATCAGGATTATTATAAAAGTGGATTAATTTCTTATATGGCGCGTGCCATGTATTCTTATGACAATCGTTATATGATTACGGCTACTATTAGATCAGACGCTTCTTCAAGACTTGCGGAAGGACATAAATGGCATACCTATCCTGCTTTATCAGCCGGATGGAATGTTAAAAATGAATCCTTTATGCAAGATGTCAGCTGGTTAGACCAGTTAAAGTTACGTGCGGGTTATGGAGAAACTTCTAACCAGGCAGTTGCCCCTTACTCTACACTTGGACTTTTAGCTTCCAGACCATACAATTTTGGAGATGTAAACACTACAGGATATTATGTGTCTAAGCTGCCTAATCCTGATTTGGGTTGGGAATATTCCAGCACAATAAACTACGGAGTGGATTTTGCTTTCTTTAGAAATCGTTTAACCGGTACAGCAGAGTACTATGTTACAGATACAAAAGATATTCTTCTTGATGTAAACCTGCCTCCAACAGCCGGTGTTGGTAGTTACACGGCAAATGTGGGAGAAACTCAAAATAAAGGTTATGAATTGACTCTTAATGGAGCAATATTAGACAACTTTCATGGCTGGTCGTGGGATGTTGGAGTAAACTATTATTCTAACAAAAACAAGTTGGTTGCACTTTCTTCAGGACAACAAAGAGACGAAAACAACTGGTGGTTTGTAGGGCACCCAATTGATGTCATCTATGATTATCAAAAAATAGGACTTTGGCAGGAAGGAGATGCAAATCTTACTAAATATGAGCCAGGAGGAAATGTGGGTATGATTAAAGTTAAATATGCAGGCGATTTCAATGCAGATGGTACGCCTACAAGACAAATTGGACCAGCAGACAGACAAATAATAGATGTAAATCCTGATTTTCAGGGAGGTTTCAACACTCGTGTAGCTTATAAAAATTTGGATCTTAGTGTAGTAGGTGCTTTTCAAAGTGGTGGAGTTCTTATTAGTACGCTGTACTCTTCATCAGGTTACCTAAATATGTTAAGCGGACGTAGAGGAAACGTAAAAGTAGACTACTGGACACCTGAAAATACAGATGCAAAATATCCAAGACCAGGAGGTGCTACAAGTAACGACAATCCAAAATACGGATCTACTTTAGGATACTTTGATGCTTCTTATGTTAAAATTCGTACGATAACCCTTGGTTATAATGTTACAGAAAAATTTATTAGGGATTTAGGAGTTGATAGATTTCGTCTTTACTGTACTATACAAAATCCGTTCGTAATCTATTCACCTTACCACAAAGAAACAGGTATGGATCCCGAAACCAATTCATATGGTAACGAAAATGCAGCAACAACTGATTTTTACAAAAGACGTCTGCTAACATTGGGAACAAACACGCCTTCAACGCGTACTGTCTTACTTGGCCTTAATTTAACATTTTAAAAAAAGATAACGATGAAACCGATACAAATAAAAACTTTTATGGTAACAGCAATGATAACGCTGTTCCTGGGAGCCTGTTCTAATGTTTTAGAAGAAGAACCTCGCAGTATTTACACTCCCGAATATTTTAAAACGGAAAAAGGGGTTATTGGAGGATTAACGTCAATGTATGCACACTTACGTTATATTTACGGACAAGGTTACTATTACAATACAACTGAGACCGGAACTGATGAAGCAACTTACGCACAAAGTGCTGATGGAAACTTCAAGGATATGGACCTTTCCGGAGTAGGATCGATTACGCCTTCTTCCAGCCGTACCGATGCTTTGTGGCAACCTGCCTTCATTAACATCAATACTGCCAGTGGTATTATTGAAAATGCTCAGGCAATTGGAACTATTTCAAATGGAATGATTGCCGAAGCCAGATTTTTTCGTGCATTTGACTACTTTATGTTAGTTCAGACTTTCGGTGGAGTTCCATTAGATTTGGGTGCAGGAGAACTTAAATTCAACACAAGTCCTTCGAGATTTTCTGTTAGAAATACCGTGCCACAGGTTTATACCAAAGCTATTTTTCCGGATTTAGTGACAGCGGCAAATGATTTGCCAGATGTTGGAAGAGTAAAAGGCGGGGTAACTAAAACAGCTGCCAGACTTTATTTGGCTAAAGCTTATTTAACGTATGCATGGTGGTTGAAAAATCCAAATAACATTCCAACTTATCCGGAAGCTACTCGCGTTGATCCTGACGGACATGATGCAGCCTGGTATTTTCAAAAAGCTTATGATGTGGCAGCGGCCGGAATTGATAGTCACGGTTCATTTGCATTACAAGCTACCTATTATGATGTAAACTTAGGAAGCAATGACCGCAACAGCGAAATTCTATTGTATGCGGACCACACTGAAAAAAGCGAATTTTTTAATGCCAGCAGTTTAACCTTTTCAAGTGGTTCTGCACCTGAAAATTTTGCTGTTTGGATGATGACTCCAAATTACACCAACATCAGAAGTTCAGGAGTAAGTTCAGTACAACGTGAAGCAGAGCAACATTTAGGACGCCCTTTTGTTCGTATGTGTCCAACTATTGGCGCAATCACAAACACATTTGCAGACAAAACAAATGATTCTCGTTACGATGGTACATTTACAACAGTGTATCGTGGCAACTGGAATAAAGCAGGAAATACTTCGCCAACATTAAATAATGCTAACGGCTTACCGGTTGCTCCGGGAGGTGCCATACTTTCATTCCTGAATAATGATGATCCATCAGTTGTT contains:
- a CDS encoding RagB/SusD family nutrient uptake outer membrane protein; the encoded protein is MKPIQIKTFMVTAMITLFLGACSNVLEEEPRSIYTPEYFKTEKGVIGGLTSMYAHLRYIYGQGYYYNTTETGTDEATYAQSADGNFKDMDLSGVGSITPSSSRTDALWQPAFININTASGIIENAQAIGTISNGMIAEARFFRAFDYFMLVQTFGGVPLDLGAGELKFNTSPSRFSVRNTVPQVYTKAIFPDLVTAANDLPDVGRVKGGVTKTAARLYLAKAYLTYAWWLKNPNNIPTYPEATRVDPDGHDAAWYFQKAYDVAAAGIDSHGSFALQATYYDVNLGSNDRNSEILLYADHTEKSEFFNASSLTFSSGSAPENFAVWMMTPNYTNIRSSGVSSVQREAEQHLGRPFVRMCPTIGAITNTFADKTNDSRYDGTFTTVYRGNWNKAGNTSPTLNNANGLPVAPGGAILSFLNNDDPSVVYNTANGAVGAGVLPGRSDFVIAPSGISRILFPGLWKLGVYRTDGAGGLGQPNAASTRPFNIAKLSELYLIAAEAAVMGAAPQGGKSARELVNVLRARAGKWRFDNNGNVVKTVDNSAAMTAATPAIIDINYILAERSREYFGEGYRWYDLIRTQKWAELAGSYQICGPAYGNHTPLTVARDIKAYLYLRPIPQSQFDAMIMTAEEKAVYQNPGY
- a CDS encoding SusC/RagA family TonB-linked outer membrane protein — protein: MGFLSLMFLFSLSASAQTTVTGVVSDATGPIPGANVNIKGTKTGVVTGFDGNYTITNVPSNGVLVFSFLGLTTKEVPVAGKTKIDAVLQENSNALQEVVVIGYGTQRKEAVTGSVASIKGDIVREVPSANITQALQGRLAGVQMTQTSSKPGAEMQIRIRGTRSLTADNNPLVVLDGIPFAGSIGDISPDNIKSVDILKDASATAIYGSRGANGVILISTNKGQKGQKATFTYNTYSGLKNIFAKFPMMNNSEFVALRKIATLPGSTAPLYANGPDEADNVNTDWQDLMFRSGIVTNHDIGVSSGTETGNYNFGASYYKEEAVLPGQDYARLTLRGAVDQAIGKYFKFGFTTNNNYSITNGGNLGLYSTLSTTPIANPYNANGSLKRTVKMPLDENWVYTRETIENLDDKWIDQTKAYSSYNNLYAELKIPGVEGLKYHIDLGGNFRTTNGGQYTGEGVFSVNPTTVSTAQIVNTLSTNWAIQNLLSYDRTFGKHQVNAVAMFSSEQTSYNRSQINAKDVPSDSFQFYNLGRAAGEISINPDNQDYYKSGLISYMARAMYSYDNRYMITATIRSDASSRLAEGHKWHTYPALSAGWNVKNESFMQDVSWLDQLKLRAGYGETSNQAVAPYSTLGLLASRPYNFGDVNTTGYYVSKLPNPDLGWEYSSTINYGVDFAFFRNRLTGTAEYYVTDTKDILLDVNLPPTAGVGSYTANVGETQNKGYELTLNGAILDNFHGWSWDVGVNYYSNKNKLVALSSGQQRDENNWWFVGHPIDVIYDYQKIGLWQEGDANLTKYEPGGNVGMIKVKYAGDFNADGTPTRQIGPADRQIIDVNPDFQGGFNTRVAYKNLDLSVVGAFQSGGVLISTLYSSSGYLNMLSGRRGNVKVDYWTPENTDAKYPRPGGATSNDNPKYGSTLGYFDASYVKIRTITLGYNVTEKFIRDLGVDRFRLYCTIQNPFVIYSPYHKETGMDPETNSYGNENAATTDFYKRRLLTLGTNTPSTRTVLLGLNLTF